From the genome of Pukyongia salina, one region includes:
- a CDS encoding sensor histidine kinase, protein MQNKKALLRWFFVFLSIFIISLILWNTYAFFNQLKDNERNKMHIWAAAQNEFEQTDLNEDEDISNIVLQVLQSNSTTPMVVYSHKEDTYDVRNIVEKETDPEKLRASRRQLAEQFTSEYKPIEIRFKDEVLQTIYYGNSPIINKLKYYPIALILIILLFFTALYFFFQTSKSSEQNKLWAGMAKETAHQIGTPLSSLVGWTEILKQEKVNASYIAEMEKDIDRLKTITERFSKIGSTPTLTKMDIVSETRQSFDYLKSRTSKLIEFELHLPVNPVYVQLNSQLYGWTIENMVKNAIDAMKGKGRVTISIEATSKYARLLISDTGKGIQKRNFRKVFNPGYTTKTRGWGLGLSLVRRIIEEYHRGKIRVLKSSLGEGTTMEILLKIVR, encoded by the coding sequence ATGCAGAATAAAAAGGCGCTCCTTCGTTGGTTCTTCGTTTTTCTATCCATTTTTATCATCTCATTGATCCTCTGGAATACCTATGCGTTCTTTAACCAGTTGAAGGATAATGAACGTAATAAAATGCATATCTGGGCAGCTGCCCAGAATGAATTTGAGCAAACCGATCTCAATGAAGACGAAGACATAAGTAATATTGTGCTTCAGGTATTACAAAGTAACAGCACCACGCCTATGGTGGTGTACAGTCATAAAGAAGATACGTACGACGTTCGAAATATTGTGGAGAAAGAGACAGATCCCGAAAAGTTGCGCGCCAGTAGAAGACAACTGGCCGAGCAGTTTACTTCAGAATACAAACCCATCGAAATACGCTTCAAAGACGAAGTACTTCAAACAATTTATTACGGTAATTCACCTATAATCAATAAGTTAAAGTATTACCCCATAGCCCTCATATTGATTATTCTACTCTTCTTTACGGCGCTTTACTTCTTTTTTCAAACCTCCAAATCGTCTGAACAAAATAAACTCTGGGCTGGTATGGCCAAGGAAACCGCACACCAAATTGGGACACCGCTCTCCTCTCTGGTAGGATGGACAGAAATATTGAAACAGGAAAAAGTAAATGCCAGTTATATTGCCGAAATGGAGAAGGATATAGACAGGCTGAAAACCATAACCGAACGATTCTCCAAAATTGGTTCCACTCCAACGCTTACTAAGATGGATATTGTTTCCGAAACGAGACAATCCTTCGACTATCTCAAGAGCAGAACCTCCAAACTCATCGAATTCGAACTTCATTTACCCGTAAATCCTGTTTACGTACAACTAAATTCACAACTCTACGGCTGGACCATCGAAAATATGGTTAAAAATGCCATCGACGCTATGAAGGGCAAAGGAAGAGTGACTATAAGTATAGAAGCCACCTCCAAGTATGCTCGCCTGTTGATATCGGATACCGGCAAAGGAATTCAGAAAAGAAACTTCCGTAAGGTTTTCAATCCCGGGTATACAACTAAAACCAGGGGCTGGGGCCTTGGACTCTCCCTTGTGAGACGAATTATTGAAGAATATCACCGTGGTAAGATCCGGGTTTTAAAAAGTTCGCTAGGAGAAGGCACAACCATGGAGAT
- a CDS encoding flavin reductase family protein, translated as MITIDPREIPTPKLHGYLLGAVSPRPICFASTVDKEGLVNLSPYSFFNVFSANPPVMIFSPARRVRDNTTKHTLENVHQTREVVINIVSYDMVQQMSLSSTEYPKEVNEFVKAGFTQIASEVVKPPRVKEAPVQFECKVNEIVALGNEGGAGNLVICEVVKLHLNENILDENGRIDPLKIDTVARMGGNWYSRAKSGLFEVEKPLTTLGIGVDALPEGIRFSKVLSGNDLGMLANVEQLPEGVDATLAPSEEIQKKAKKKLLNGDVKAAWSILTE; from the coding sequence ATGATCACGATCGATCCCAGAGAAATACCTACGCCAAAGTTACACGGTTATTTGCTAGGAGCAGTTTCGCCCCGGCCCATTTGCTTTGCAAGCACTGTGGATAAGGAGGGATTGGTGAATTTATCACCCTATAGTTTCTTTAATGTTTTTAGTGCCAATCCTCCGGTGATGATCTTTTCTCCTGCGAGGAGGGTTCGGGATAATACAACCAAGCATACGCTTGAGAATGTTCATCAAACCCGGGAGGTGGTTATTAACATTGTGAGTTACGATATGGTGCAGCAGATGTCGCTTTCCTCTACCGAATATCCCAAGGAGGTGAACGAGTTTGTAAAGGCTGGTTTTACTCAAATTGCTTCGGAAGTGGTAAAGCCCCCAAGGGTGAAGGAAGCTCCCGTACAGTTTGAGTGTAAAGTTAATGAGATCGTAGCTCTGGGAAATGAAGGCGGAGCAGGCAACCTGGTGATCTGCGAGGTGGTAAAATTACACCTGAATGAAAATATACTGGACGAAAACGGGCGAATAGATCCCCTAAAGATCGATACCGTTGCCCGAATGGGAGGCAATTGGTACAGCAGGGCAAAATCGGGCCTGTTTGAAGTAGAGAAACCCTTAACAACCTTGGGAATTGGTGTGGACGCCTTACCCGAGGGAATTCGGTTCAGTAAAGTACTAAGTGGGAACGACCTGGGGATGCTGGCGAACGTAGAACAATTACCGGAAGGCGTGGATGCCACCTTGGCGCCTTCAGAAGAAATTCAGAAAAAAGCAAAAAAGAAACTCCTCAATGGTGATGTTAAAGCAGCCTGGAGTATATTAACAGAATAA
- a CDS encoding DUF3127 domain-containing protein, with amino-acid sequence MEVQGKIKMIDETKTYGNNGFRKRELVVTTEEQYPQHIMIEFVQDKTDLLNNFRVGQNVKVSINLRGREWVNPQGETKYFNSIQGWRIENLEQAVSGDMPPLPPEDAFEPATDFNEEDHDDLPF; translated from the coding sequence ATGGAAGTACAGGGAAAAATTAAAATGATAGATGAGACCAAGACCTATGGGAACAATGGTTTCAGGAAACGAGAACTGGTTGTTACTACCGAGGAGCAATACCCACAGCATATTATGATAGAGTTTGTTCAAGATAAGACAGATCTTCTCAATAACTTTAGAGTGGGACAGAATGTAAAAGTAAGTATCAACTTGCGTGGAAGAGAATGGGTGAACCCTCAGGGCGAGACCAAGTATTTTAATTCCATACAGGGATGGCGTATAGAGAATCTCGAGCAGGCCGTATCTGGAGATATGCCTCCTTTACCGCCGGAAGATGCCTTCGAACCCGCAACCGATTTTAACGAAGAGGATCACGATGATCTGCCGTTCTAA
- a CDS encoding short-chain fatty acid transporter → MSITRAIETIFKRFLPSPFAIAIILSVVTMVLAFFFTEAPKDENHFLAILSWWENGIWNNDLLVFAYQMMLILVLGHTLVLSKPVNGLIRRLTNLVNSTQSAVLLISSTTMLVSFFNWGLGLIFGAIMARKVADAAQERGFPINYPLVGASGYVGFMIWHGGMSGSAPLKVAESGHLASLMSGVGDSTLAAQLPDVVSFSETIFSGFNLTLFLVILVIVPLFLYFLGKKSTATTINLPVYKGPIYESADGKGAERIDRSPVFGISFGILVMIAFIYQYFDAITHNIITPNMLNFFMFGLALLLHGSFRSFLNALEEAIKGVAGILIQFPLYFGIMGIMRDSGMIVQISDFFVSIANETTLPLFTFFSAGLVNIFVPSGGGQWAVQGPVVIESALKLGVPLPKAIMALAYGDQLTNMMQPFWALPLLGITRLKAKEILPYTLIVMLLGGLVYLAGLLII, encoded by the coding sequence ATGAGTATTACCCGAGCTATAGAAACCATCTTCAAACGGTTTTTACCATCTCCCTTCGCTATTGCGATCATCCTATCGGTAGTAACCATGGTGCTGGCATTCTTCTTCACTGAAGCACCTAAAGACGAAAATCATTTTCTCGCTATTCTCTCCTGGTGGGAAAATGGAATATGGAACAACGACCTGCTAGTATTTGCCTATCAGATGATGCTTATCCTGGTCCTTGGCCACACGCTGGTGCTTAGCAAGCCTGTTAACGGCCTGATACGCAGGCTTACTAACCTGGTAAATTCCACCCAAAGCGCTGTACTACTTATTAGTTCTACCACCATGCTGGTTTCATTCTTTAACTGGGGCCTGGGGTTGATCTTTGGTGCGATCATGGCTCGCAAAGTAGCCGATGCAGCCCAGGAAAGAGGATTCCCTATAAATTATCCGCTTGTAGGCGCATCGGGTTATGTGGGGTTTATGATCTGGCATGGCGGAATGAGTGGATCTGCGCCTTTAAAAGTAGCAGAAAGCGGTCACCTGGCAAGTTTGATGTCTGGAGTGGGAGATTCTACCCTGGCTGCGCAACTTCCGGATGTGGTTTCCTTTAGTGAGACTATTTTCAGTGGTTTCAATCTTACCCTCTTTCTGGTTATTTTGGTAATAGTACCCCTTTTCCTGTATTTCCTGGGGAAGAAATCAACGGCCACAACAATCAACCTTCCTGTTTACAAAGGGCCCATTTATGAGAGTGCAGACGGGAAAGGAGCAGAACGTATCGATCGCTCCCCTGTTTTTGGTATTTCTTTTGGGATACTTGTTATGATCGCATTTATCTACCAGTATTTCGATGCCATCACACATAATATCATCACGCCCAATATGCTCAATTTTTTTATGTTCGGGCTGGCTTTGTTGCTTCATGGTAGTTTCAGAAGTTTTTTAAATGCGCTTGAAGAAGCTATAAAAGGGGTGGCAGGGATATTGATACAATTCCCTCTGTACTTCGGTATAATGGGTATCATGCGGGACAGCGGGATGATCGTACAAATTTCCGATTTCTTCGTGTCTATCGCCAATGAGACCACCCTTCCCTTATTCACTTTTTTCAGTGCAGGGTTGGTTAATATCTTCGTTCCCAGTGGCGGAGGACAATGGGCTGTACAGGGCCCGGTGGTGATAGAATCTGCTTTAAAACTGGGGGTGCCGTTACCTAAGGCAATTATGGCACTTGCCTATGGAGACCAGCTAACAAATATGATGCAACCTTTCTGGGCCTTACCACTACTGGGAATTACCAGGTTGAAGGCAAAGGAGATTTTACCTTACACTCTAATCGTTATGCTTCTTGGAGGCCTGGTATACCTTGCCGGACTATTAATCATCTAG
- the aat gene encoding leucyl/phenylalanyl-tRNA--protein transferase — MYFLTEKLWFPDVSEADSDGLLAVGGDLSVERLKLAYRSGIFPWYGDAQPIMWWSPNPRMLLFPDKLHVSKNLQKKINKGIFTVTYNKNFAEVIRQCANVPRPDQGGTWITEDMEAAYFKLHQEGIATSVEVWLDGNLVGGLYGVDLSEKKIFCGESMFSGVSDASKIALYHLVEELKKKAYKFIDCQMYTDHLARMGAEEVPREQFVGYLSER, encoded by the coding sequence ATGTATTTTCTTACCGAAAAATTATGGTTTCCCGATGTTTCCGAAGCCGATAGTGACGGATTACTTGCTGTGGGCGGGGATCTTTCGGTGGAAAGGCTAAAACTCGCGTATCGCTCGGGGATCTTTCCCTGGTATGGTGATGCCCAACCCATAATGTGGTGGTCTCCCAATCCAAGGATGCTGTTGTTTCCCGATAAGTTACACGTCTCGAAGAATCTTCAGAAGAAAATAAATAAAGGCATCTTTACGGTAACTTATAATAAGAATTTTGCTGAAGTGATCCGCCAATGCGCAAACGTACCCAGGCCCGACCAGGGGGGAACCTGGATCACCGAAGACATGGAAGCCGCATATTTCAAGCTTCATCAAGAAGGTATTGCTACCTCTGTGGAGGTATGGTTGGATGGAAACCTGGTAGGTGGCCTCTACGGGGTTGATCTGTCGGAAAAAAAGATATTTTGCGGAGAAAGTATGTTTAGCGGCGTGAGTGATGCTTCTAAGATCGCTCTTTATCACCTGGTGGAAGAGCTAAAGAAGAAAGCATATAAATTCATTGATTGCCAGATGTATACCGATCATCTTGCAAGAATGGGGGCTGAAGAGGTTCCCAGAGAACAATTCGTAGGTTATTTATCCGAAAGATGA
- a CDS encoding mechanosensitive ion channel family protein: protein MEFLETFKQWMVDHPTSAAIIKYLLWVLFIVGLLQFFRRILRRNLPDSNTRYKSQKGVEVIGYIILIILSLSYFTGNIKDFTLAIGLLTAGITITLQELILSIAGSMYIFFVKVYKPGDRIEINGIKGDVIDIDSIYTTMMEIGEWVSSDNYSGRIVKLSNAFVFRGPIYNYSRDFPFIWDEFDIPVRYGSDTELAKEIIMKIAAENLSEYVNASKNEWKTIVERYYIEDARVEPSLAITLTDNWIQFNLRYIVDYKRRRLTKHLLNELIISEIEKTGGKVQLASATVEIVRIPTIQVDKDQ, encoded by the coding sequence TTGGAATTTTTAGAAACTTTCAAACAGTGGATGGTAGATCATCCTACTTCGGCGGCCATAATAAAATACCTGCTATGGGTTTTATTTATTGTGGGGCTGTTGCAGTTCTTCAGACGAATACTTCGTCGAAATTTACCCGATTCCAACACTAGATATAAATCTCAGAAAGGGGTGGAAGTGATTGGGTATATAATACTCATTATTCTTAGCCTTTCCTACTTCACGGGAAATATTAAAGATTTCACACTCGCGATTGGATTGCTCACGGCCGGGATCACTATAACGCTACAGGAATTGATCCTGAGTATTGCGGGTTCTATGTATATATTTTTCGTGAAGGTGTACAAGCCTGGAGATCGAATCGAAATCAATGGCATCAAGGGAGATGTTATAGATATCGATAGTATTTACACCACCATGATGGAAATTGGGGAATGGGTTAGTAGTGATAATTACAGTGGCCGGATCGTGAAATTAAGTAATGCATTCGTGTTTCGTGGCCCTATTTATAATTATTCACGCGATTTTCCCTTTATCTGGGATGAATTCGATATCCCGGTGAGATATGGTTCAGATACTGAACTTGCAAAAGAGATCATCATGAAAATTGCCGCCGAGAACCTATCAGAATATGTAAATGCTTCGAAGAATGAGTGGAAGACAATTGTAGAGCGCTATTACATAGAGGATGCCAGGGTGGAACCTTCGCTAGCCATTACATTAACCGATAACTGGATCCAGTTCAATCTGCGGTATATAGTGGACTATAAAAGAAGAAGATTGACCAAGCATCTGTTAAATGAACTGATCATATCTGAAATTGAAAAGACAGGCGGTAAAGTACAGTTAGCTTCCGCTACAGTTGAGATTGTTCGAATCCCTACCATACAGGTTGATAAGGACCAATAA
- a CDS encoding agmatine deiminase family protein, whose translation MKRFYPNFILSILFGLFSIVGHSQQNEVLPAGLTEGERQIIAQYSFSGNRMTPPPTGPVRAAAEWEEVEYLLITWQPNFPNILRQIVEAAVQECKVIITTQNEASVSNYLTSNGVDLTNVIFMDEPWDSIWIRDYAGNTIYSDDVGERALTDWIYNRPRPQDNVMPSAHAALTGIPIYITDTAPNDLVNTGGNYMSDGLGNAFASELVLNENAAGNPYGVSAKTEAQIDDIMMDYMGISNYIKMTPLPYDVINHIDMHMKLLDEETLLVSKYPEGVADGPQIAANIEYVLNNFQSAFGTPYRVKWIDAPPSTSGAYPDNGGYYRNFTNAIFINKTILIPFYRPEVDGPALAQWQEMMPGYNIVGIDVDNSGENLIALVGAIHCITHTIGVADPLWIVHQPVYQADINTDVTLDAMVKHISGVSAVDVMWREEGTTTWNETAMSNVSGDNWTTDLSIGNTNVEYFIEAEANSGKVLSRPIVAPDGYWTINTEVLGTGDLMTNRISAPYPNPTMDAVSFNLNNIPGSINVSVYNLLGQQLMTEQLEKGNGVFTLNLNPQWKGTLFVSFEGEFGSSTKKVIKL comes from the coding sequence ATGAAGCGTTTTTACCCCAATTTTATTCTCTCCATTCTTTTCGGTTTATTTTCAATAGTTGGACATTCTCAGCAAAATGAGGTGTTACCTGCAGGATTAACCGAAGGCGAAAGACAAATCATTGCCCAGTATTCCTTCAGCGGTAACAGGATGACTCCTCCACCCACAGGCCCGGTTCGCGCCGCTGCCGAATGGGAAGAGGTTGAATACTTGCTCATCACCTGGCAACCCAATTTTCCGAACATATTAAGGCAGATCGTAGAAGCTGCCGTACAAGAGTGTAAGGTGATCATCACCACTCAGAACGAAGCTTCTGTGTCTAATTATTTAACTTCCAATGGAGTAGATCTCACCAATGTGATCTTTATGGACGAGCCATGGGACAGTATCTGGATTCGGGATTATGCCGGAAACACGATCTATTCAGACGATGTAGGGGAACGCGCATTAACAGACTGGATCTACAACCGTCCGAGACCCCAGGATAATGTGATGCCATCGGCACATGCAGCCTTAACAGGTATTCCTATCTACATTACCGATACCGCTCCCAACGATCTTGTAAATACAGGAGGTAATTATATGTCGGATGGGTTGGGTAACGCCTTTGCTTCAGAGCTGGTATTAAATGAAAATGCAGCCGGAAATCCGTATGGTGTTTCTGCTAAGACCGAAGCCCAGATAGACGACATTATGATGGATTATATGGGGATAAGCAATTATATTAAAATGACCCCCTTGCCTTACGATGTTATTAATCACATCGACATGCATATGAAATTGCTGGATGAAGAAACTTTGCTGGTGAGTAAGTATCCCGAAGGTGTAGCAGATGGGCCACAGATAGCAGCTAATATTGAATATGTGCTAAATAATTTTCAATCGGCTTTCGGTACTCCTTACCGTGTAAAATGGATTGATGCACCTCCAAGTACTAGTGGGGCTTACCCGGATAATGGTGGATACTATCGCAATTTTACGAACGCGATCTTTATCAATAAAACTATCCTGATCCCGTTCTATCGCCCTGAAGTTGATGGTCCTGCACTGGCCCAATGGCAGGAGATGATGCCGGGTTATAACATAGTGGGGATAGACGTAGACAATTCGGGGGAGAATCTTATTGCTCTTGTAGGCGCAATACATTGTATAACACACACTATTGGTGTTGCCGATCCGCTGTGGATCGTGCATCAACCGGTTTATCAGGCCGATATCAATACAGACGTAACCCTGGATGCAATGGTTAAACATATCTCCGGGGTTAGTGCTGTGGACGTGATGTGGCGCGAAGAAGGTACAACCACCTGGAATGAGACCGCCATGAGTAATGTTTCCGGTGATAACTGGACTACCGATCTTTCTATAGGCAATACCAATGTAGAATACTTCATCGAAGCTGAGGCTAACTCGGGGAAGGTATTATCACGACCCATAGTAGCGCCTGATGGTTACTGGACTATCAATACCGAGGTTTTGGGAACTGGCGACCTGATGACAAACAGAATTTCGGCTCCTTATCCTAACCCTACTATGGATGCGGTTTCCTTCAACCTGAACAACATCCCGGGGAGTATTAATGTGAGTGTATACAATTTGCTGGGACAGCAGTTAATGACCGAGCAACTGGAAAAGGGGAACGGAGTCTTTACCTTAAATCTCAACCCACAATGGAAGGGAACCCTTTTCGTTAGTTTTGAAGGAGAATTTGGTAGCAGCACCAAGAAAGTGATCAAATTGTAA
- a CDS encoding tetratricopeptide repeat protein, with protein MKRHLLLIPVLIVCFTMSGYSQSSTDVNKDVDRTAVYEQVVKEGYGTPTIYKELGNGHYFKGNYAEAKKWFEKLFETETLKDPMLKFRYKQTLKALKLDIETNTYLNPAVAGSN; from the coding sequence ATGAAAAGACATTTATTACTTATCCCTGTACTTATCGTATGCTTTACGATGAGTGGTTATTCACAATCTTCTACAGATGTTAATAAGGATGTAGACCGTACTGCTGTTTACGAACAAGTGGTGAAAGAAGGATATGGTACACCCACTATCTACAAAGAGTTGGGGAACGGCCATTATTTTAAAGGAAATTACGCCGAAGCCAAGAAATGGTTCGAAAAGTTATTTGAAACAGAAACTCTGAAAGATCCTATGCTGAAGTTTCGTTACAAACAAACGCTGAAAGCTTTGAAGCTAGATATCGAGACCAATACCTATCTAAATCCGGCTGTAGCAGGGTCTAACTAG
- a CDS encoding DNA-3-methyladenine glycosylase I, producing the protein MTKKRCAWCGEDPLYVAYHDTEWGVPVKDDHLLFEFLILETFQAGLSWITVLRKRENFRKAFNNFDFKKVAKYDEKKIESLLQDAGIIRNKLKVKATVTNAIAFMEVQKEFGSFSDYIWSFVNHTPIVNQCRSMDDIPANTPLSDEISADLKKRGFKFVGTTVVYAHMQATGMVNDHVVDCFRYNEVNNKLKG; encoded by the coding sequence ATGACGAAGAAAAGATGTGCATGGTGTGGAGAAGATCCGTTGTACGTTGCCTATCACGACACCGAATGGGGTGTTCCTGTTAAGGACGATCATTTGTTGTTCGAGTTCCTTATTCTGGAGACCTTTCAAGCAGGGCTGAGCTGGATAACAGTACTTAGAAAACGGGAGAATTTCAGAAAGGCGTTTAACAACTTCGATTTTAAGAAAGTGGCTAAGTACGATGAAAAGAAGATCGAATCCTTGCTTCAGGACGCAGGTATCATCCGAAATAAGTTAAAAGTAAAAGCTACAGTTACCAACGCCATCGCTTTTATGGAGGTTCAGAAGGAATTTGGAAGTTTCAGCGATTATATATGGAGTTTTGTGAATCATACACCTATTGTGAACCAATGCAGGAGCATGGATGACATTCCTGCGAATACGCCTCTAAGTGATGAAATTAGTGCCGATCTGAAGAAACGCGGCTTCAAGTTTGTAGGAACTACTGTTGTTTATGCCCATATGCAGGCCACGGGCATGGTAAACGACCATGTTGTGGATTGTTTCAGATATAATGAAGTAAATAATAAGCTAAAAGGCTAG
- a CDS encoding thioredoxin family protein: MQITPKYKEELVREKLKVAFTYQTYRNEVSEMAANGLSSGFPLTEANADHTRLNDARMRRLDKTIRVPEKIEARFKDFEGDQTWLVITESWCGDSAQSIPAMNKLAALTANIDLKLIYRDTHPELMDAFLTNGARSIPKLIAIDNPSGKILNEWGPRPSTATTMAEIYKAEHGTLTPSFKQDLQVWYNKDKAQTTLLDLAELI, from the coding sequence ATGCAAATAACACCAAAATACAAAGAGGAACTTGTTCGTGAGAAACTAAAAGTTGCGTTTACTTATCAAACCTACAGAAATGAAGTATCCGAGATGGCAGCTAATGGGCTTAGCTCAGGTTTCCCGCTAACCGAAGCGAACGCAGATCACACTCGCCTGAACGACGCAAGAATGCGGCGACTCGATAAAACCATACGAGTACCGGAGAAGATCGAAGCGAGGTTTAAGGACTTTGAGGGCGATCAAACCTGGCTGGTGATCACCGAGAGCTGGTGTGGAGATTCTGCCCAGTCGATCCCGGCTATGAACAAACTCGCAGCTTTGACAGCCAACATCGATCTAAAATTAATTTATAGGGATACACATCCGGAGCTAATGGACGCCTTTCTAACGAATGGAGCGCGCTCTATCCCTAAATTAATAGCTATTGATAACCCAAGTGGAAAGATATTGAACGAATGGGGCCCCAGGCCTTCAACCGCCACTACAATGGCAGAAATCTACAAGGCTGAGCATGGGACGTTAACTCCTTCGTTTAAACAGGATCTTCAGGTTTGGTATAATAAAGATAAGGCTCAAACCACCTTACTGGATCTGGCTGAACTGATTTAA
- the truB gene encoding tRNA pseudouridine(55) synthase TruB: MTAEDYINGHVILIDKPLDWTSFQVVNKLRWIIKEKYGIKKIKVGHAGTLDPLATGLLIICTGKFTKKIEEYQGQEKEYTGIITLGATTPSYDLETNFDQEFDHSKVTEEMVNEAVLGFIGDIEQRPPVFSALKKDGKRLYEYAREGKKVEIPTRTVHISEFEITGFSKPDIHFRVVCSKGTYIRTLAHDLGKAVGSGSHLSKLRRTRIGEFKVENALSIEDFEAGITS; encoded by the coding sequence ATGACAGCCGAAGACTATATAAACGGCCACGTGATCTTAATTGATAAACCTCTCGATTGGACATCTTTCCAGGTGGTGAACAAGTTAAGATGGATAATTAAAGAAAAGTACGGCATAAAAAAGATCAAGGTGGGCCATGCCGGCACCCTGGATCCACTTGCAACCGGTCTCCTGATAATCTGCACCGGGAAGTTTACCAAAAAGATCGAAGAATATCAGGGGCAGGAAAAAGAATACACGGGTATCATAACCCTGGGAGCTACCACTCCCAGTTACGATCTAGAAACTAACTTCGACCAGGAATTCGATCATTCGAAGGTGACCGAGGAAATGGTAAATGAGGCTGTACTAGGCTTTATCGGGGACATTGAACAACGGCCACCGGTTTTTTCGGCATTAAAGAAAGATGGGAAACGACTCTATGAGTATGCGCGGGAAGGTAAGAAGGTTGAAATTCCAACTCGTACTGTGCATATATCCGAATTCGAAATAACCGGGTTTTCTAAACCAGACATTCATTTTAGGGTGGTGTGCAGCAAAGGCACATATATCCGTACCCTGGCCCATGATCTGGGAAAAGCTGTAGGTTCCGGATCGCATTTATCAAAACTGAGACGCACCCGTATTGGAGAATTTAAAGTTGAAAATGCGCTTTCTATTGAAGATTTTGAAGCTGGTATAACAAGTTAA